The genome window GGGTTTTTCTTCTACTTTTGCTTTCACGCAAAGAACACTTTTTAGCGACACAAAGATAGAGAGAAATTTGCAGTATCCAATGTAGGACCACTGTATTCTTTTTCTTACTTCGttcatgttttcattttaattggTAAACTTTTCCTCAGTTTACAatcttcaagaaaatttttttttttttggggggggggggatttTGATCTACTTCTTCCCTCTTTATGCAACCCATTGAAATGTTTTCATACATCTTTAACCATTTTACCCATGTTATTGAAGAgcttaaaatgattaaaaaaaagggtaaatttaattttcagtCTCTGAATTTGATAACTAGGTAAATTtggtatttgtattttttttgtttattttagtacCTGAACTTGacagtttttttttcattttgatcccGAAAATTGGATTCTGTAAAAGTGAGATAATGTAATGCTTTGAGGTTGTGTCACGTCATTCAGAGGTAAATCTagggggctggcaggggcccTGGCCCCCTTAACATGTAAAATTGCTATTTagacccttaaattttttaaaaaattttaaattagtaatggtaaaattacactttgcccccctagaattataaaaatttgatttaatcttttaaaatttataaagatatagactataaaaaattaaaattttatccgccccctaaaaaattgttttgactTCGCCCCTAACGTCATTgcctaaaacttaaaaatatatataattttgtttaatttttagaatttatatagattttttaatttttaagtgatgACATGACACAATTCCAAAGTATCacattattacatttttacGTACAAAAATGGAACTGGTTACCAAGTTCAAAGTAAAAACTAGAttaccctaaaaataaatatacatgttAAAAGATTTCAATTCTAACTTTATTAAAGgcttaaatgtaaaattgaccCTTAAACTATATCATCTTTCCTACTTAGTTGCCTAAAGTTTTTTTTGCTCAAAAGTAGTACCCAAACTCTCGATTTCGTCTCATTTTACCCTAAGACATAATATCAACCAATAAAAATGTGACACGTGGTACAATCTTTTGGTTCAATAAGAATTACAAATTACAATGGTCACCCAAACATATCACATGTGTAATTATATCCACATTCGATTATTAGGCGACTTTCCAAATATATCCTACGTATCTTGAATATACTTAATGTTAAAtctaaatgatttaaaatttagagacTAATTTAGAATCTAAACAATAATTCGAGGACATTTGGTGAATTAACCCTAATACATATAAACAATGGCTGCAAAACCCCCTAAAATGACAATTTGgtttttccaaaacaaaactGTTTACTCCACACAACATAGCTATAGAATGGGTTGAGTTGTAATTATTAGTGAACTTTAGTGGCATTTCCAAActtatttctttatataaagCCCCATTGCAGCTTTCAATTCTCATCACCTTCGTTTTCAACTTTCAGCGACGAAAAAAAACACCAAAGATCACTCAAACAACTCATCAACAATGGCTATGGCTTTCAAGATGGTACatcccatttgatttttttttaaaattttcattttgattataCGTAATTAATTCGATTCCGGTTTATGTTATTATAGGCTACGACCGGGATGTGGGTGGCCGATGAGTGCAAGAACTCATTCATGGAGATGAAATGGAAGAAAGTGCATCGATACATAGTGTTCAAGATCGACGAAAAATCAAAGCTGGTGACCGTCGACAAGGTCGGCGGTGCTGGCGAAAGCTATGATGATTTCACAGCCTCGTTGCCCACCGACGATTGCCGATATGCGGTGTTTGATTTCGATTTCGTCACCGTTGATAATTGCCGGAAAAGCAAGATCTTCTTCATTGCATGGTTCGTTGCCTTTTCTACACTCCGTTGCTAAttgttttctttacaattttttaatgtCACTAAAAGACAAATTGACTATTTTATCCTTTATAAAATGagaatttcattatttatacaAGGGTAACATGGTATATTTGGCACATgtaaaaaataagcaaataatttAGGTTTTGATTAGCATTATTTTTATAGGTAGGTATCAATAATGGtagatttgataaataataagaatctataggaaaattttttattagaaataatTATGCCAAgtgaaatataaaaagttaaattttaatttaaatttaaaatttcaattgtatcaaataataaaatatttaattgaaaacaatctcaattttaatttctgaataatttttttgaatatcctcatcatatctgctctttttggcacaatgtctagaactacccataatcccttcccaacccataaataggaggacaATACGCTTTatcgcactcgaacccacgtcctcctacaCGCTAAtcgaattaaaactcaatcggcgatttttgaacaatttttacTTCCACctttgaatgataaataaaaatgaattaataataaaaatatatagtgaTTTAGTAAGATTTGGAATGGTGATCGATCACCATTCACCAAGTCAACACTTGtaccttttttcaattttattttgttttgttttattaatgcGAGGACAAACTTGCATGCCAACCAATGGATTGATGGTCCAAAACCATTTAACTAAAGACAATAAAAATGGTgggatttatttattaattaattatatttaattttaggtcCCCAACAGCATCAAGGATAAGGGCAAAAATGTTGTATGCAACATCAAAAGATGGGCTAAGGAGAGTGCTTGATGGCATCCACTATGAAGTTCAAGCAACTGATCCAACTGAGATGGGAATGGATGTTATtaagcataaagcttattaGAACAATAATTATAACACGGTTTTACaattcatgaaaattaattttctggAGATTCAACGTTCGTGAATCGTGATTATTCCTCTTTATAATGTCGTCTTTAAGGTTCAAATCTGAGTTCTTTTCTGAGAATACAATGTATCTTACAACTGCAATCATTGTTACTGTATAAATCATGTTTATCAACTTTTTACTTTTACTCACTCCATGTTTTTTGGCTAGATTCTTAACACCTTTTGTAATCTAATCCTctaatttgtaataatattttgatgttCAATGCGTGCTAATTTGAGGACAAAGTAGCCATCACTTCCacctttttccttctttttaatttctttttattttgggttttattcaACACTTGATACATTGTTTTTAGACTTATTAGATTGGCTTACtttgattttcataatttttggatattttagtTCATAATAGTTTTGAATTTGGGATGTTTCGACTTTTACTATCTTGGATTTGGGTCATTTAGAGCTTGGGTTTTTTAAACTTGAAACTTGAGTTTTCATTTAGTTGATTTGTTTCAAGTTTCGAATTCAGATCATTTCGAGCTTAGATTGTTTGAGATTTCGATGATTTGAGTTTAAGGCTCTCTTTTTTTATCGAGTCATTTTAGGTTTGAATCATTTCGGGTTTCAATCATTTTGGGTTATTTGTTTGAATCATTTTGAGTTTATATTATATCAAGTTCGGGTCAATTTAAACTCTAGTTGAACCTATTTGGGGGTTGTTGACTTTTTATGGTCAATCTAATAGTTACTATTTTTTTGGCCAAATATTGGTTAAATATTTAATGCACTACAATGCATAAAATTACACCCTATTGgtatattagataaataatacattatctaaaattttttagtACAACTCACTCACCATTAGCAACAAATCACCATCacagataataaataaaattataagctTTGatctattaaatataaattcctTTTATgtattgttagagttgtgtgacctgAATCCCGTTTGATTCGGCATGAAAAGTTCAAGGTGCAAATcagttaaagaaataaaatagagagacAAAATTGGAGATTTGTGGGGCGAAGATCTGAGGGTTGTTTAACCCTTCAAAATTGCGCCTAGTCGGAATTCTCTGGTATTGTTGTTtctcaacattagtgaattttttctATTCTGCCTGTGATTTTTCCCAATAAGAGCTTTTACACGTAAAATCTGTATATTCTTATTGCTTTGCGATCATTCCTACCGTCATTAATGACGTATAatataacatgtatatatatacaatctTAATTAGCACCACTAAAAGTGGATCAACTTTTTCTTTCAATGGAACCACCAATTGACCCCATGGGCTTTCTAcctttttccaattttattaataaagtaCTAACCCTAAGTAAGCTCTAAGAATTTCATGTTGGCTACAAACCCTAAATTGGGATGATCTCCTTTAGCAAAAATTGTTCATTTTTgggataataataataataatccttTTCTTTAGATACAATACAATGCTAACCTCTACAAAGCTTTGCCAAATACTAGAAAAATGAGATTGCAAAAGTGTGAGCAACATCAACCTTTATGGTGATAGGTAAGGCTAACCCTTCAATTCTTTGATTAGGGACATGCTATTACATCAAAAAAAAGCTGGACAATTTAAAGTAGTCAAGTACTAAAAGAAATATGGCATTTGCAGTGccataagaaaatgaaataatttttagtagACCCCAAATTTTCCCAGCTCATCACACCCACAAACATAATGGATTGGATTGGTGATTAGTCTCATCagataatgattttaattgtgGAAATGTTAGAGGTGAGAGAGATATCacgaattttaaaagaattagttttaattgatcATAAAACGGATATGTAGAATACTTTAACTACACTAAAAATGTTGCAATTAAAGTTTTTTGACCGATTGTTGTGTGGGAAGAGTCGTTCAAATCTTTCTATCAGCCTACTCGTCAAGCTTAGgcgttaaatttttaacttggGTATGATgtgaagaatataaaaaaacGTGATCAACTTTCAAACATATCTATACATGTTACATTAACAACTTGTATCTAATGTGTAGAAGAAAAACAAACTCtgctattaaaatttatagttcATGCTACAGGTACGCATGTGTTTAAGTTTTGACCCAGTATTTCAAACAT of Gossypium raimondii isolate GPD5lz chromosome 3, ASM2569854v1, whole genome shotgun sequence contains these proteins:
- the LOC105795401 gene encoding actin-depolymerizing factor 5-like, with translation MAMAFKMATTGMWVADECKNSFMEMKWKKVHRYIVFKIDEKSKLVTVDKVGGAGESYDDFTASLPTDDCRYAVFDFDFVTVDNCRKSKIFFIAWSPTASRIRAKMLYATSKDGLRRVLDGIHYEVQATDPTEMGMDVIKHKAY